The following proteins are encoded in a genomic region of Corticium candelabrum chromosome 19, ooCorCand1.1, whole genome shotgun sequence:
- the LOC134194518 gene encoding serine palmitoyltransferase 1-like isoform X2 — translation MAVMAIYNGLIGVVLEAPTYHLFLEALLVVWIVYLIGFSQSYRSSRKPTELTHEEQEGLIRDWQPEPLVMPSNNSLPLQNRVVSGAIGPFAQVDGKTCLNLVSLNFLGLLGHKDIEEAAASALNRYGVGSCGPRGFYGTFDVHLELEKRLADFMNTEEAVLYSYNFPSVASAIPAYSKRGDVIFVDEGVCFAVQKGLQASRSLIKKFKHNDVDDLERLLKEQQKEDDNNPRKAKVTRRFMVVEGLYMNYGDICPLPELIALKYKYKVRLFIDESVSFGVLGANGRGVTEHFGDQVNGMKDVDLISASLENSVASIGGFCCGTSYVIDHQRLSGIGYCFSASLPPLLASAAIAALNIMQEKPEMFNELKEKVECLRKKLENVDGLDVMGAQEAPILHLRLTTSTGQRRSDEALLQKIVDKAFDEDVAITCAQYLEEMNQPPPTIRLSVCISHSDDDLERAAIVINKAAKQVLETRGDI, via the exons ATGGCTGTAATGGCTATCTACAACGGTCTGATCGGAGTTGTTTTAGAG GCTCCTACATACCACCTATTTCTCGAAGCTCTTCTTGTCGTCTGGATCGTTTACCTCATCGGTTTTTCACAAAGTTACAGAAGCTCTCGAAAGCCTACCGAGTTAACTCACGAG GAACAAGAGGGATTGATTCGTGACTGGCAGCCCGAGCCGCTGGTAATGCCAAGTAACAACAGCTTGCCTTTGCAAAATCGTGTGGTCTCAGG AGCAATTGGACCATTTGCTCAAGTTGATGGTAAAACATGTCTCAATCTTGTTTCTCTTAATTTTCTTGGTCTGCTGGGGCACAAAGACATTGAG GAAGCGGCTGCAAGTGCGTTGAATCGGTATGGAGTTGGATCATGTGGACCGAGAGGATTTTATGGAACTTTTG atGTCCATCTTGAACTTGAAAAGCGACTTGCTGATTTCATGAACACGGAGGAGGCTGTTCTTTATTCATACAATTTTCCCAGTGTTGCAAGCGCGATTCCTGCATACTCAAAACGAGGCGACGTGATCTTTGT GGATGAAGGAGTATGCTTTGCAGTCCAGAAAGGCTTGCAGGCATCACGGAGTCTCATAAAGAAATTTAAGCACAATGATGTGGATGATCTTGAAAGACTGCTAAAGGAGCAGCAGAAAGAAGACGACAAT aATCCCAGAAAGGCAAAAGTGACTCGTCGTTTCATGGTAGTCGAAGGTCTATACATGAACTATGGAGACATCTGTCCACTGCCAGAGCTG ATTGCGTTGAAGTACAAGTATAAAGTacgtttgtttattgatgagTCTGTTTCGTTTGGAGTTTTGGGTGCAAATGGTCGAGGCGTTACTGAGCATTTTGGCGATCAG GTCAATGGAATGAAGGATGTTGATCTGATATCTGCTAGTTTAGAGAACTCTGTAGCATCAATAGGAGGATTTTGCTGTGGCACTTCGTATGTTATAGATCATCAA CGTTTGTCAGGCATAGGATACTGCTTTTCAGCCTCCCTTCCTCCTCTACTTGCATCCGCAGCAATTGCAGCTCTAAACATCATGCAAGAGAAGCCAG AAATGTTCAACGAACTGAAAGAGAAGGTGGAGTGTCTGAGGAAAAAGTTGGAAAA CGTTGATGGTCTGGATGTGATGGGAGCTCAAGAAGCACCGATTCTTCATCTCAGATTGACAACATCGACTGGTCAACGACGCAGTGATGAAGCATTGTTGCAAAAAATTGTAGACAAG GCATTTGATGAAGACGTCGCAATCACATGTGCTCAGTATCTCGAAGAAATGAATCAACCACCTCCCAC TATACGTCTGTCGGTCTGCATCAGCCACAGTGATGATGATCTAGAACGAGCGGCGATTGTTATCAACAAGGCAGCTAAGCAAGTCTTGGAAACACG AGGAGATATATGA
- the LOC134194518 gene encoding serine palmitoyltransferase 1-like isoform X1, with product MAVMAIYNGLIGVVLEAPTYHLFLEALLVVWIVYLIGFSQSYRSSRKPTELTHEEQEGLIRDWQPEPLVMPSNNSLPLQNRVVSGAIGPFAQVDGKTCLNLVSLNFLGLLGHKDIEEAAASALNRYGVGSCGPRGFYGTFDVHLELEKRLADFMNTEEAVLYSYNFPSVASAIPAYSKRGDVIFVDEGVCFAVQKGLQASRSLIKKFKHNDVDDLERLLKEQQKEDDNNPRKAKVTRRFMVVEGLYMNYGDICPLPELIALKYKYKVRLFIDESVSFGVLGANGRGVTEHFGDQVNGMKDVDLISASLENSVASIGGFCCGTSYVIDHQRLSGIGYCFSASLPPLLASAAIAALNIMQEKPEMFNELKEKVECLRKKLENVDGLDVMGAQEAPILHLRLTTSTGQRRSDEALLQKIVDKAFDEDVAITCAQYLEEMNQPPPTIRLSVCISHSDDDLERAAIVINKAAKQVLETRERE from the exons ATGGCTGTAATGGCTATCTACAACGGTCTGATCGGAGTTGTTTTAGAG GCTCCTACATACCACCTATTTCTCGAAGCTCTTCTTGTCGTCTGGATCGTTTACCTCATCGGTTTTTCACAAAGTTACAGAAGCTCTCGAAAGCCTACCGAGTTAACTCACGAG GAACAAGAGGGATTGATTCGTGACTGGCAGCCCGAGCCGCTGGTAATGCCAAGTAACAACAGCTTGCCTTTGCAAAATCGTGTGGTCTCAGG AGCAATTGGACCATTTGCTCAAGTTGATGGTAAAACATGTCTCAATCTTGTTTCTCTTAATTTTCTTGGTCTGCTGGGGCACAAAGACATTGAG GAAGCGGCTGCAAGTGCGTTGAATCGGTATGGAGTTGGATCATGTGGACCGAGAGGATTTTATGGAACTTTTG atGTCCATCTTGAACTTGAAAAGCGACTTGCTGATTTCATGAACACGGAGGAGGCTGTTCTTTATTCATACAATTTTCCCAGTGTTGCAAGCGCGATTCCTGCATACTCAAAACGAGGCGACGTGATCTTTGT GGATGAAGGAGTATGCTTTGCAGTCCAGAAAGGCTTGCAGGCATCACGGAGTCTCATAAAGAAATTTAAGCACAATGATGTGGATGATCTTGAAAGACTGCTAAAGGAGCAGCAGAAAGAAGACGACAAT aATCCCAGAAAGGCAAAAGTGACTCGTCGTTTCATGGTAGTCGAAGGTCTATACATGAACTATGGAGACATCTGTCCACTGCCAGAGCTG ATTGCGTTGAAGTACAAGTATAAAGTacgtttgtttattgatgagTCTGTTTCGTTTGGAGTTTTGGGTGCAAATGGTCGAGGCGTTACTGAGCATTTTGGCGATCAG GTCAATGGAATGAAGGATGTTGATCTGATATCTGCTAGTTTAGAGAACTCTGTAGCATCAATAGGAGGATTTTGCTGTGGCACTTCGTATGTTATAGATCATCAA CGTTTGTCAGGCATAGGATACTGCTTTTCAGCCTCCCTTCCTCCTCTACTTGCATCCGCAGCAATTGCAGCTCTAAACATCATGCAAGAGAAGCCAG AAATGTTCAACGAACTGAAAGAGAAGGTGGAGTGTCTGAGGAAAAAGTTGGAAAA CGTTGATGGTCTGGATGTGATGGGAGCTCAAGAAGCACCGATTCTTCATCTCAGATTGACAACATCGACTGGTCAACGACGCAGTGATGAAGCATTGTTGCAAAAAATTGTAGACAAG GCATTTGATGAAGACGTCGCAATCACATGTGCTCAGTATCTCGAAGAAATGAATCAACCACCTCCCAC TATACGTCTGTCGGTCTGCATCAGCCACAGTGATGATGATCTAGAACGAGCGGCGATTGTTATCAACAAGGCAGCTAAGCAAGTCTTGGAAACACG agagagagagtga
- the LOC134194662 gene encoding polycystin-1-like protein 2 — MILQRRAVEQSCRSGRASVYGDSNVAFVLPSTGDVLLCDRNVSQVDVQMLSSLDNFHTWDPSANNVSSSSGGLALFDSKYNEIAVSNLSDYIHVFIRHEESNSTANRSTANQTYTVGCMQTGIHGVALTLESSSLLLSVEPEIVNDNQSLTLLVKYASYPTSQDYDFQYTLPLPDDYLIDYRLDSDDVGKSLERSTDFSTNLSPYTVFIPSSLLTNGTGEYFVGIRLAFNGSESALNSGCVGTTNVSYKFYARAPACLFWDDNLETWRSSGCKAGPYSSSHQIHCLCNHLTFFGGSFLAPPNSINFISDAVAFASIADNPVAFSLVLSIYGLYLVLFVFAYRADRRDSKEAEIIVLTDNLFHGDYLYEVTIATGLRRNAGTSSNVGIVLVGEEGSSDPRLLQADGCNLFRRGAVDVFRLTNYHSLGQLKGVQIWHDGTGDQSGWFLDRVRIRDMKTGDVWLCLCGRWLDTKRGDGRSGRFVPVASGEELKSFTHLFPYKSARGFTDSHIWFSLFTRPPTSHFTRVQRLSCCFCLLLCYMCASALWYGAVDEGSTATANQSLGPFEFTWAEIYTGVMTSLIVFPINVLIVQIFRLAAPKTKKNCCLVCSESRYSTKRKRRVSLGPTFQRKLLTVASRLTSPDWRMFSSRVSPIADESDVRLLLREDSSVSKISTDPFVGWTDDDSLSNSSCPQTALSATTVYEDEKSKKHRICCFKFRLPHFFVYVAWFLLVACSALSSYVTILLGYNFGTEKATEWVHAFLVSTIQSIFVTQPFKVIGFAVFYAMIIKRAEIDGEVDADAADLVLSRSDNEAMDPRHFQPPSRQSKFDQSVRTARRKLRKKEGTFRAIRDLVIYATFLTILWMIAYTDRTPDMYYMTKAVKNIVLKANGGSGIAFSDVSRASEFWRWTETTLLPGLYGEYWYNGDRMENGFTAEPYLKLVGKPRLKQFRVEKGSCTVPGILADEVTRCYNSYSSDSADRGWYRRGWLPLTRTDNISQIGWHYSSSNTWLIWGQTGTYTGGGYVVDLDRNNRSIAGETISGLQESRWIEHGTRAVTVQFTVYNANSNLFSICLLLVEFPASGGVMTSHTVYTTRLFRYVTNFQLFIVACEAAFVFFLFYYTVKAIRAIHKVKGAFIVEPWNWVEMLVIVLGWTTTGVYIARLVYVLQASDNFQSNPNQFVDFYHIFVLDTIYLTGSSLVVFFSFLKILRLLQFNRRMLLLAGTLRRSGMQLIAFAIAFLIVMVAFASLHMGVFGASDYRFSSMFSALQYQIEMILGKFEANRSRDDYPIAAPLIFIMFVLTGAMLLSNLFIVLINETFSAVKRDNDQTQNKYEVVEYIKELVGLGNDCDEEEEDMTNGHDDDDDEGIGSKAPSAQVMETMYSALDGKMDFIVERFTELQTRTTRLEMDCLLEELENVYMSAPAIQTTSL; from the exons ATGATTTTGCAACGTCGGGCAGTCGAGCAATCGTGCCGGTCAGGGCGAGCGAGTGTTTACGGAGATTCGAATGTGGCGTTCGTTCTGCCGTCGACGGGCGACGTTTTGCTCTGCGATAGAAACGTCTCTCAAGTTGATGTGCAAATGCTGAGCTCGCTCGACAACTTTCATACTTGGGATCCGTCTGCTAATAATGTCTCTTCTTCGAGCGGCGGTCTCGCCTTGTTCGACAGCAAATACAATGAAATAGCAGTCTCTAATCTATCCGACTATATCCACGTTTTCATCCGCCATGAAGAGTCCAACTCGACTGCAAATCGTTCAACAGCAAATCAGACGTACACAGTGGGATGTATGCAGACCGGGATACACGGTGTTGCGTTGACGTTGGAAAGTTCGTCTCTCCTGTTGAGTGTTGAACCAGAAATTGTAAACGACAATCAGTCGTTAACATTGTTGGTGAAATATGCGTCTTATCCAACGTCACAAGATTATGACTTTCAATACACTTTACCATTACCGGATGACTACTTGATCGATTATCGGTTAGACAGTGATGACGTTGGGAAGAGTTTGGAACGATCTACGGATTTCTCTACGAATTTAAGTCCCTATACGGTTTTTATACCGTCTTCTTTGCTCACGAATGGCACTGGAGAGTACTTTGTTGGCATTCGGTTGGCTTTTAATGGGTCTGAGAGTGCGCTCAACTCCGGGTGTGTGGGGACTACAAATGTTTCTTACAAGTTTTATGCTCGTGCGCCTGCGTGTTTGTTTTGGGATGACAATCTGGAGACGTGGCGTTCTAGTGGCTGTAAA GCGGGACCTTATTCTTCATCTCATCAGATCCACTGTCTCTGCAACCATCTGACTTTCTTTGGTGGCAGTTTTCTAGCGCCTCCAaattcaataaattttatatccGACGCGGTAGCTTTTGCTTCTATCGCCGACAACCCGGTCGCTTTTTCTCTCGTATTGTCTATCTACGGTCTCTACCTCGTCCTTTTCGTCTTCGCGTATCGTGCCGACCGCCGCGATTCGAAAGAGGCGGAAATAATCGTCCTCACCGACAACCTCTTTCATGGAGACTATCTCTATGAGGTAACCATAGCAACAGGATTGCGTCGCAATGCGGGGACAAGCTCCAACGTCGGCATCGTGTTAGTTGGCGAAGAGGGCAGCAGCGATCCGCGACTTCTTCAAGCCGACGGATGCAACTTATTTCGACGCGGTGCCGTCGACGTGTTTCGCTTGACGAATTATCATTCATTAGGTCAATTGAAAGGAGTGCAGATCTGGCACGACGGAACCGGGGATCAATCCGGATGGTTTCTTGATCGAGTTCGCATTCGAGACATGAAAACTGGTGATGTATGGTTATGTCTCTGTGGTCGGTGGTTGGACACGAAGCGTGGCGACGGACGAAGCGGTCGATTTGTACCGGTCGCGAGCGGAGAAGAACTGAAGTCGTTTACTCACTTGTTTCCTTACAAGTCGGCACGAGGATTTACAGACAGTCATATCTGGTTTTCTCTCTTCACTCGACCTCCGACCAGTCACTTCACTCGTGTGCAACGTCTTTCCTGTTGTTTCTGCCTTCTGCTGTGTTACATGTGTGCTAGCGCTCTGTGGTATGGAGCAGTCGACGAAGGCAGCACGGCAACTGCAAACCAATCTTTGGGACCGTTCGAGTTCACTTGGGCCGAGATCTACACTGGAGTGATGACCAGTCTCATTGTATTCCCCATCAACGTTCTCATCGTTCAGATATTCCGTTTGGCTGCTccgaaaacaaagaaaaactgTTGTCTCGTCTGCAGCGAATCGCGCTACTCGACCAAACGCAAGCGTCGAGTCTCACTCGGTCCTACTTTCCAACGCAAACTACTGACGGTAGCGTCGAGGCTCACGTCGCCCGATTGGAGAATGTTTTCCTCTCGAGTATCACCCATAGCCGACGAGAGCGATGTGAGATTGTTGTTGAGAGAAGATTCTAGTGTATCAAAGATTTCTACGGATCCCTTTGTTGGTTGGACCGATGACGACTCGCTCTCAAATTCTTCATGTCCGCAGACGGCTCTCTCTGCGACGACTGTTTATGAGGACGAGAAGTCGAAGAAGCATCGCATCTGTTGCTTCAAGTTTCGATTGCCGCACTTTTTTGTTTATGTCGCCTGGTTTCTTCTTGTCGCCTGCAGCGCTCTCTCGTCTTACGTTACCATTTTGTTGGGATACAACTTTGGTACCGAGAAGGCGACCGAGTGGGTGCACGCCTTTCTAGTTTCTACTATACAATCTATCTTTGTTACACAACCGTTTAAAGTTATTGGCTTTGCTGTGTTTTATGCGATGATCATCAAACGGGCGGAGATTGATGGTGAGGTGGACGCCGATGCGGCAGACTTAGTGTTGAGCAGAAGTGACAATGAAGCGATGGATCCTCGACACTTTCAGCCGCCATCTAGGCAGTCGAAGTTTGATCAGTCGGTCAGGACGGCTCGAAGGAAGCTGAGGAAGAAGGAGGGTACGTTCAGGGCTATAAGAGATCTTGTTATTTATGCGACGTTTCTCACTATTTTGTGGATGATTGCGTACACGGATCGAACACCGGATATGTACTATATGACAAAAGCTGTCAAAAACATCGTTCTCAAAGCGAATGGTGGAAGTGGCATTGCATTTAGTGAT GTAAGTCGTGCGTCCGAGTTTTGGCGGTGGACCGAAACGACTCTGCTACCTGGATTGTATGGTGAATACTGGTACAACGGTGACCGTATGGAAAATGGCTTTACGGCAGAACCGTATCTCAAACTCGTCGGGAAACCGAGACTGAAGCAGTTCAGAGTAGAGAAAG GATCGTGTACGGTGCCAGGTATACTTGCAGATGAAGTCACTCGCTGTTACAATTCTTATTCCAGTGACTCTGCTGATCGCGGATGGTACCGTCGTGGCTGGTTACCTCtcacacggacagacaacatTTCTCAGATCGGATGGCATTACTCATCTTCTAATACATGGCTTATATGGGGACAAACCGGAACGTACACTGGTGGAGGATATGTGGTGGATTTAGACAGGAATAATAGATCGATTGCAGGCGAGACAATATCAGGACTACAGGAGAGCAGATGGATTGAACACGGAACTCGAGCTGTTACTGTCCAGTTTACTGTATACAATGCTAACTCCAATCTcttctccatctgtctcttGCTTGTTGAGTTTCCTGCTTCAGGAGGTGTTATGACGTCACACACAGTCTACACGACGCGTCTCTTTCGTTATGTGACGAATTTTCAGTTGTTTATAGTGGCATGTGAGGCCGCCTTTGTATTCTTTCTTTTCTACTACACTGTGAAGGCAATACGGGCGATCCACAAGGTAAAGGGAGCGTTTATTGTTGAGCCATGGAATTGGGTGGAAATGTTGGTTATTGTGCTGGGTTGGACGACGACTGGTGTGTACATAGCAAGGCTGGTTTATGTGCTACAGGCGAGTGACAATTTTCAGTCGAACCCAAATCAGTTTGTTGACTTTTATCACATTTTTGTGTTGGATACTATTTATCTCACGGGATCGTCGCTGGTCGTCTTCTTCAGTTTTCTCAAGAttcttcgtcttcttcagTTCAATCGCCGCATGCTGTTGCTGGCGGGAACCCTCAGAAGGTCGGGAATGCAACTTATAGCATTCGCTATTGCCTTTCTTATTGTGATGGTGGCATTTGCGTCACTTCACATGGGAGTGTTTGGTGCCAGTGATTACAGATTCTCATCCATGTTCTCTGCACTGCAATATCAGATTGAGATGATTCTCGGAAAGTTTGAGGCGAATCGGTCGAGAGATGATTACCCCATTGCGGCCCCCCTCATTTTCATCATGTTTGTGCTGACGGGTGCGATGCTCTTGTCCAATCTGTTTATTGTTCTTATCAATGAGACGTTTTCAGCCGTCAAAAGAGACAAtgatcaaacacaaaacaagtaTGAAGTGGTCGAGTATATCAAGGAACTGGTTGGCCTTGGCAACGACTGTgatgaagaggaagaagacatgacaaatggacatgatgacgacgacgacgaaggCATCGGCTCCAAAGCTCCGTCAGCTCAAGTAATGGAAACTATGTATTCCGCTTTGGATGGAAAAATGGATTTCATAGTTGAACGATTTACTGAACTCCAGACGAGGACGACACGACTCGAGATGGATTGTCTACTCGAAGAACTGGAAAACGTGTATATGTCAGCTCCCGCTATCCAAACAACTAGTCTCTAA